A stretch of the Streptomyces sp. WMMB303 genome encodes the following:
- a CDS encoding chorismate mutase: protein MTSSSDPGPDEAVRAELTALRDSIDNIDAAVVHMLAERFKCTQRVGRLKADHRLPPADPAREARQIARLRELAQDAKLDPAFAEKLLNFIIAEVIRHHEQLAGGAEQRAD from the coding sequence ATGACCAGCAGCAGCGATCCCGGGCCCGACGAGGCCGTGCGCGCGGAACTGACCGCGCTCCGCGACAGCATCGACAACATCGATGCCGCCGTGGTGCACATGCTCGCCGAGCGGTTCAAGTGCACCCAGCGGGTCGGCCGGCTCAAGGCCGACCACCGACTGCCTCCCGCCGACCCGGCCCGCGAGGCACGGCAGATCGCCCGCCTGCGGGAACTCGCCCAGGACGCGAAGCTGGATCCGGCCTTCGCCGAGAAGCTGCTGAACTTCATCATCGCCGAGGTCATCCGCCACCACGAGCAGCTCGCGGGCGGCGCGGAGCAGCGAGCCGACTGA
- a CDS encoding AraC family transcriptional regulator: MRYFTPGPVHHRLGLVCLGVGMQHGALPPVGPRTLDHHVAVVISRGRGWYTDPGDPEGPRRAVVAPALLWLTPGVRHHFGAGPGRGWDESFVDFTGSAVTAYTELGCIEPDRPLVPLTDAEPARAAIARVARAARPGNPLLEVEAAAAVHELLVALRRARADTTSGGAPVLEALARDAFLPLSVADHAARHGMTPATLRAAVRRSAGCSPKDYLLGIRLGRAKELLAATDLPVATVARRVGYDDPAYFSRLFTRRVGTPPVRFRAIQSRTVPGGYASRVPDPDRPPMLSRGGGAAPPRRPPAARATAPDHRAGHR; this comes from the coding sequence ATGCGGTACTTCACCCCCGGCCCGGTCCACCACCGGCTCGGCCTGGTCTGCCTCGGCGTCGGGATGCAGCACGGCGCACTGCCTCCGGTCGGCCCGCGCACCCTCGACCACCACGTCGCCGTCGTCATCAGCCGCGGCCGCGGCTGGTACACCGACCCCGGCGACCCGGAGGGCCCCCGGCGCGCGGTGGTCGCCCCGGCGCTGCTGTGGCTCACCCCCGGGGTGCGGCACCACTTCGGCGCCGGGCCCGGCCGCGGCTGGGACGAGAGCTTCGTCGACTTCACCGGCTCCGCCGTGACCGCCTACACCGAACTGGGCTGCATCGAACCCGACCGCCCGCTCGTCCCGCTCACCGACGCCGAACCGGCCCGCGCCGCCATCGCCCGCGTCGCCCGGGCCGCACGCCCCGGCAACCCGCTGCTGGAGGTGGAGGCCGCGGCGGCGGTCCACGAACTCCTCGTGGCGCTGCGCCGGGCCCGCGCCGACACCACCTCCGGCGGCGCGCCCGTGCTGGAGGCCCTGGCCCGCGACGCCTTCCTCCCGCTCTCCGTCGCCGACCACGCCGCCCGGCACGGCATGACCCCCGCGACGCTGCGCGCCGCCGTCCGCCGCAGCGCCGGGTGCAGCCCCAAGGACTATCTGCTGGGCATCCGCCTCGGCCGCGCCAAGGAACTGCTGGCCGCGACGGATCTGCCGGTCGCCACCGTCGCCCGGCGCGTGGGCTACGACGACCCGGCCTACTTCTCCCGGCTGTTCACCCGCCGGGTGGGCACGCCCCCGGTCCGCTTCCGCGCGATCCAGTCCCGCACGGTTCCCGGCGGATACGCCAGCCGCGTCCCCGACCCCGACCGTCCGCCGATGCTCTCCCGCGGCGGGGGCGCGGCCCCGCCCCGCCGGCCGCCCGCGGCGCGGGCCACCGCGCCGGACCATCGCGCCGGACACCGCTGA
- a CDS encoding endo-alpha-N-acetylgalactosaminidase family protein, translating to MANGEARGGRTGQVTRRSVMAVGVAAAAALGSGAVPAPLGHSAAAAARHTRTLHTPLLDVTVDTAFPRIVDYTDRETGRTLHAQRDPVRTLLVDGEEHRPRVTSEPGTHRIGYTLTLRTGTELAVEIEAEGARVHWRVTGIRESATGRVGTLRFPGLAFLTVRSDQPEPVLYAARVELDRDGSGDTLVELTDSTAADPQPVGCAYAVVATGELAGAIETNTSYDEPTRTEGADWDNGRLWRQCVSAPGGAVEARLTCGEWTHRAVGAGADRTEPLPYATVVITGDRNEDGTADWQDGAIALRDIMVDPDGADEQYLRVVPHIPFNFASQATNPFLATLDQVKRIHLATDGLRQFTLLKGYQSEGHDSAHPDYAGNHNKRAGGLADLNTLLRRGKRWNSDFAVHVNATESYPVAHAFSETLVDVTDEQWDWLDQSYRIDQRRDLLSGDIAARFRALREETDDGLNCLYLDVFRESGWTSDALQRVLRTQGWTVTTEWGHGLERSAVWSHWATETDYGPDTSRGVNSRLIRFIRNHQKDVFADKWPTLLGAARMGNYEGWRGKTDWHAFQELIWTHSLPAKYLQARPIRTWTEHEITFEGPERTTVTDTGGRRRITTDGRRVYDDGSYLLPWEPRKATDPEKLYHFHPHGGRTTWRLPAGWADSPAVYLHPLTAQGRGRPRRVPVAHGEATLTAEAGQPYVLYRTPAPAPPDPHWGEGTPLTDPGFHAGDLAAWTVEGAARVAEDERGGTELLLAPGGPASVSQRAARLAPGSHAASVQVQVGTEPGHRRRAALTVRTADGVTAENWTHTSTAENFVAADAKHGTRFQRMTTWFTVPEGGGPVTLALTAGKGEVPVRFDQVRVVRAPRTPRHGSLVHEDFAHVPQGWGPFVKGDAGGSTDPRTHLAQRHAPYTRRGWNGKTVDDVIDAPESLKSRGENTGLVYRTLPHTVRFEAGKTYRVSFRYENEQAGQYAWVTGVDAPATRELRRTPLPVATEPATHSYRFTAPDEGEAWVGLRKVGDDGKAEFVLDTFTVTEITG from the coding sequence ATGGCGAACGGCGAGGCGCGCGGGGGCCGGACCGGGCAGGTCACCCGCAGGTCGGTGATGGCGGTGGGCGTAGCCGCGGCAGCCGCGCTGGGAAGCGGCGCCGTACCCGCACCCCTCGGCCACTCGGCGGCGGCCGCCGCGCGGCACACCCGCACCCTGCACACCCCCCTCCTCGACGTCACCGTGGACACGGCCTTCCCGCGCATCGTCGACTACACCGACCGCGAGACGGGCCGGACCCTGCACGCCCAGCGGGACCCGGTCCGCACCCTCCTGGTCGACGGCGAGGAACACCGGCCCCGGGTCACCAGCGAGCCGGGCACCCACCGCATCGGCTACACCCTCACCCTGCGGACCGGAACCGAACTGGCCGTCGAGATCGAAGCCGAGGGCGCCCGGGTGCACTGGCGGGTCACCGGCATCCGGGAGAGCGCCACCGGCCGCGTCGGCACGCTCCGCTTCCCCGGCCTGGCCTTCCTCACCGTCCGCTCCGACCAGCCCGAGCCGGTGCTCTACGCCGCCCGGGTGGAACTGGACCGGGACGGCAGCGGGGACACCCTCGTCGAACTCACCGACAGCACCGCGGCCGACCCGCAACCGGTCGGCTGCGCCTACGCCGTCGTCGCCACCGGGGAGCTGGCCGGCGCGATCGAGACCAACACCAGTTACGACGAACCGACCCGCACCGAGGGCGCCGACTGGGACAACGGCCGGCTGTGGCGGCAGTGCGTGTCCGCTCCCGGCGGCGCCGTCGAGGCCCGGCTGACCTGCGGCGAGTGGACCCACCGGGCCGTCGGCGCCGGAGCGGACCGGACCGAGCCGCTGCCGTACGCGACGGTCGTGATCACCGGGGACCGCAACGAGGACGGGACCGCCGACTGGCAGGACGGCGCCATCGCCCTGCGCGACATCATGGTCGATCCGGACGGTGCCGACGAGCAGTACCTGCGAGTGGTGCCGCACATCCCCTTCAACTTCGCCAGCCAGGCCACCAACCCCTTCCTCGCCACCCTCGACCAGGTCAAACGCATCCACCTGGCGACCGACGGGCTGCGCCAGTTCACGCTGCTCAAGGGCTACCAGTCCGAGGGCCACGACTCCGCGCACCCCGACTACGCGGGCAACCACAACAAGCGCGCGGGCGGCCTCGCCGACCTCAACACGCTGCTGCGCCGCGGCAAACGGTGGAACTCCGACTTCGCTGTGCACGTCAACGCCACCGAGTCCTACCCCGTCGCGCACGCCTTCTCCGAGACACTCGTCGACGTGACCGACGAGCAGTGGGACTGGCTCGACCAGTCCTACCGCATCGACCAGCGCCGCGATCTGCTCTCCGGCGACATCGCCGCCCGCTTCCGCGCCCTGCGCGAAGAGACCGACGACGGGCTGAACTGCCTCTACCTCGACGTCTTCCGCGAATCCGGCTGGACCTCCGACGCCCTCCAGCGCGTCCTGCGCACACAGGGCTGGACGGTGACCACGGAGTGGGGCCACGGGCTGGAGCGGTCGGCGGTCTGGTCGCACTGGGCGACCGAGACCGACTACGGTCCCGACACCTCGCGCGGCGTCAACTCCCGTCTCATCCGCTTCATCCGCAACCATCAGAAGGACGTCTTCGCCGACAAGTGGCCCACCCTCCTGGGAGCAGCCCGGATGGGCAACTACGAAGGCTGGCGCGGCAAGACCGACTGGCACGCCTTCCAGGAACTCATCTGGACCCACAGCCTGCCCGCCAAATACCTCCAGGCCCGGCCCATCCGCACCTGGACCGAGCACGAGATCACCTTCGAGGGCCCCGAGCGCACCACCGTCACCGACACCGGCGGCCGCCGCCGCATCACCACCGACGGCAGGCGGGTCTACGACGACGGCAGCTACCTGCTCCCCTGGGAACCCCGCAAGGCCACCGACCCCGAGAAGCTCTACCACTTCCACCCGCACGGGGGACGGACCACCTGGCGACTGCCCGCGGGCTGGGCGGACAGCCCCGCCGTGTACCTCCACCCGCTCACGGCGCAGGGCCGCGGCCGGCCCCGCCGGGTGCCCGTCGCACACGGCGAGGCCACCCTGACCGCGGAGGCCGGGCAGCCCTATGTCCTCTACCGCACCCCCGCACCCGCCCCGCCCGACCCCCACTGGGGAGAGGGCACCCCACTCACCGACCCGGGCTTCCATGCGGGAGACCTCGCCGCCTGGACCGTCGAGGGGGCCGCGCGCGTGGCGGAAGACGAGCGCGGCGGCACCGAACTGCTCCTCGCCCCGGGCGGCCCCGCCTCCGTCAGCCAGCGCGCCGCCCGCCTGGCGCCGGGCAGCCACGCGGCCTCCGTACAGGTGCAGGTCGGCACGGAGCCGGGCCACCGGCGCCGGGCCGCGCTGACCGTCCGCACCGCCGACGGCGTCACGGCCGAGAACTGGACCCACACCTCCACGGCGGAGAACTTCGTCGCCGCCGACGCCAAGCACGGCACCCGGTTCCAGCGGATGACCACCTGGTTCACCGTGCCCGAAGGCGGCGGGCCGGTCACCCTCGCCCTCACGGCGGGGAAGGGCGAGGTACCGGTCCGCTTCGACCAGGTGCGCGTGGTGCGGGCACCCCGCACCCCGCGGCACGGCTCCCTGGTCCACGAGGACTTCGCCCATGTGCCACAGGGCTGGGGGCCGTTCGTCAAGGGCGACGCGGGCGGCTCCACGGACCCGCGCACCCACCTCGCCCAACGGCACGCGCCCTACACCCGGCGCGGCTGGAACGGCAAGACCGTCGACGACGTGATCGACGCACCCGAGTCCCTCAAGTCACGCGGCGAGAACACCGGGCTGGTCTACCGCACCCTCCCGCACACGGTCCGCTTCGAGGCAGGGAAGACCTACCGGGTCTCCTTCCGCTACGAGAACGAACAGGCCGGCCAGTACGCCTGGGTCACCGGCGTCGACGCACCGGCCACCCGCGAACTGCGGCGCACACCCCTGCCGGTCGCCACCGAACCCGCCACCCACAGCTACCGGTTCACCGCCCCCGACGAGGGAGAGGCGTGGGTGGGACTGCGCAAGGTGGGCGACGACGGCAAGGCCGAGTTCGTCCTGGACACCTTCACCGTCACCGAGATCACCGGCTGA
- a CDS encoding Ppx/GppA family phosphatase: MRVGVLDVGSNTVRLEIADAGGAVPLPVHTVKYRLRLADDVDSTGRLPEPAVRRLAEAAAAARQEADDWGVTRLTAFATAIVREAPDRARILAAVRERSGLELRLMSGRREAELTFLAARRWMGWRAGPMVLLDIGGGSAEVAFGRAGVPDLAFSFPLGAGRLTREYLGSTDPPPPEQLRTIRRLVRHQLRDVAARIRWERPHTAVATSRTLHQLARLCGAPPGREGPFTPRYLHRGRLRDELRRLARLPAAERAALPGISPSRAGQALAGAVVAHTTMALLEVPTLELCPWALREGVLIHQLERDALRDDPTDAGHPPLSDPSAAPGSPTPPHACP, encoded by the coding sequence GTGCGGGTGGGGGTTCTCGACGTCGGTTCCAACACCGTGCGGCTGGAGATCGCCGACGCCGGCGGCGCAGTCCCGCTCCCCGTGCACACCGTCAAGTACCGGCTGCGGCTGGCCGACGACGTGGACAGCACCGGCCGGCTGCCCGAACCCGCCGTGCGGCGGCTGGCGGAGGCAGCCGCCGCCGCCCGGCAGGAGGCCGACGACTGGGGCGTCACCCGGCTGACCGCCTTCGCCACGGCCATCGTGCGGGAAGCCCCCGACCGCGCCCGCATCCTCGCGGCCGTACGCGAACGCTCCGGGCTGGAACTGCGCCTGATGTCCGGCCGCCGGGAGGCGGAGCTGACCTTCCTCGCCGCGCGGCGCTGGATGGGATGGCGGGCCGGGCCCATGGTGCTCCTCGACATCGGCGGCGGCTCGGCCGAGGTGGCCTTCGGCCGCGCCGGAGTGCCCGACCTGGCCTTCTCGTTCCCCCTCGGCGCCGGCCGGCTCACCCGCGAGTACCTCGGCAGCACCGATCCGCCCCCGCCCGAACAGCTCCGGACGATCCGGCGGCTGGTGCGCCACCAGTTGCGCGACGTCGCCGCGCGCATCCGCTGGGAGCGGCCGCACACCGCCGTGGCCACCTCGCGCACCCTGCACCAGCTGGCCCGACTGTGCGGGGCACCACCCGGACGCGAAGGCCCCTTCACCCCCCGCTACCTGCACCGCGGCCGGCTCCGCGACGAACTGCGCAGGCTGGCGCGGCTGCCGGCGGCCGAACGCGCCGCACTGCCCGGCATCTCACCGTCCCGCGCGGGACAGGCCCTGGCCGGAGCCGTCGTCGCGCACACCACCATGGCGCTGCTGGAGGTGCCGACGCTGGAGCTGTGCCCCTGGGCACTGCGCGAGGGCGTCCTGATCCACCAGCTCGAACGCGACGCGCTCCGCGACGACCCGACCGACGCCGGCCACCCGCCCCTGTCGGACCCGTCCGCCGCGCCGGGAAGTCCAACACCCCCGCACGCTTGTCCATAG